Proteins from one Neodiprion fabricii isolate iyNeoFabr1 chromosome 5, iyNeoFabr1.1, whole genome shotgun sequence genomic window:
- the LOC124183970 gene encoding nucleosome-remodeling factor subunit NURF301 isoform X1, which produces MTGRGTKRRGRPPKSVVMERPKKFQYHLMKKPKYLQNKGSETPNSQPSTPTASRASSPVESEESRRSTRSRKSRGPRDKHARKGGHSGSSAYQRRGYNPNVDYHDSEYHYGSDFGDESSDKTDIDEEPLHSDIESSESLEEPDPSSDSDFSLSSYSTTSGTPRKTLLSQQAQRAPSPEPLWLQNRELPPLDLPKSSDDLLVSKEFVLPSLSIYEVLRHFRTLVRLSSFRFEDFCAALVCEDQTNLLAEIHIMLIKALLREEDSQQTHFGPLDQKDSVNVSLYFVDPMTWPEVLRSYVESDKCFDENILQILSSCEYPFTSVNDRLKVLQFLTDQFLITNPVREDLLHEGNVHYDDHCRVCHRLGDLLCCETCPAVFHLECVEPPLVDVPTEDWQCSICKAHKITGVVDCLPDVEKNGLLCRQEHLGFDRHGRKYWFLGRRVFVESENGEVWYYSTPLQFEELMNCLDRNEMEVALFRELSDYKEEIVRQMELTEKITNQCKGNKKSYFEVENANILKMQKERQEKLNREEEERKEKERQDAEEMVRRMHEGTDSLEEQLAAVSGQNTDRGGGDGIDVDKQNPSAQVAETVEVGGGDTSEMVTTAAAAGTETAPKTSKTSTSVSSSEEVEEEVLEEEDDSSKVGKDGKKHTIVTRSKTGSLQPRTFNMDDLKRRSTTILSKEELDKLDKSLKDEGDGTRITRQKAHQIASGTHLFKLGMDNGFKSYVNQYSTNAIALNKPQRNEERDKKRHLSHKFSLTQASEFKWVGSLTGTRALLVSTLRQTILQLEGSIQAPFMHTNWPLLRKPWTTAVGACVNPRDFARALIVLQACIKSVVFASVWHDQLGHVKLQRVTALEREEKKRQDKKDKKEKEDEEERNRLTYNFVKYTLGLKHQVWKQKGEEYRVHGQWGWLWLSASRRYRSANLNKAGLRAGPQKIMVQIRDQGGIKILALDPPTYEFLIKEYCEPKDLKDLKAEPEEATEVKQEIKEEHPVEAVKKENESEEVKAEEKPDVKERLDGKFLLNSNQENKPHIPFLAGMKIEKVFLPIHQFEEIDVTKALTTPGRLHYPKIAKKTRIDDFLSRRTHLKLLEERKLSQTEKSKEVTAQATVPKNTEGDTEVDIENNEESDTDAVDGPLQNILSGKLPTKAISSSARDMLTAIGKRIQLVRIQYANIMRSSKNGSCYSRYCNMTPPPGKVNAAAAQSLTSTCYSPMCLQKARLKRDLITLLKKAKSLSNSQSLPSLAPFSTSSVQQSKASLKHEATDEAKDAIRRDLESAVAMATHCAEEVQATNVVVDNMSEASSLSDSPSKPAKRIKLEETTPEDSIKVEGNGFEDENIVTTIKTTSNVVTTTTVTTSQQTIKTVDGVVQSSQESLSSRNSVSVASETKTCNLNNMGLKTIFINRRGRTVHRSAITARELTADGTERVYSATSTEGKLYLKKVSISLADRRKKRTPVKYPLCSTFSTRNKHRSILVLPQHELRKLSRLGGRTPVQGFHHIAKANMAVWPYPCPRPLFKTCWLYRTVGLKSLAAAAIQLRILWACLRWDDMSAKPLSTDGKHQVTTDNEIMSLEILKHRHVGQFMDRVQYLRRKVVIPLELPKQVREVTSIRSGLRKRKRPESPQSTEPQVNEEWVDEDKLELWEIKQYGDKLEKANAQIITRSRSGVPQSVVAGGNRGSITGAVDQLVSGKATPEEIKEKMEQQLRIQRAAHQQKRALETLKSPANVTGSPNQIIKVTSNSNPDGTVKIVSKVAIPASPNTSVGKSQLTSLLTTPSQNKTFLGTRRIYMTKSSDGTTRVVSGPTSILPKTTVTSQTPQSQPQQQQSLIKVTNQGTVQINHTNQVSAASNTPVQHVQQRVQILRGPDGKLQVRGLMPGQQLVQMPDGKLHVLNTGQAIAATPTQTPATTSSASTTTPQSVTKSASNTSSVKPATPVTTSATKASPTKTPTSQTQKIQAQQPATPQPQVLTPGGQVINTNQIVVNNAALAQQLASGKAQLATIGGHQVVIRSTPTGNQIVHLNSTSSAVVKNAVSPTKPQQAAAAQQNQPATPSTQATELATTNTVTSAQTATTTTTPAAANPPAPGSTPAPGSVEASLLAGQPPGTVIKCVTAQVIQTSQGPRIVLQGLQGADFTPQQLAMVQQQVKQQLLKAQATTGKQGVLGPTKIYLAVQPAPGTQTAVASRTPTTSAHTQQTQQPVASPPHTTPSAAAPQTESATTPAPSQTAAPGSPIKPKVVVQQVGRPTTGSEAEPQRAALANGQQPSQPSQEPNQTSSPNKFVLTPDYIQQTIKNALKQENLNPEIEEKLLQLQRYQEKQMKGGVESSITCNQIHGTPTATTTRAPSRKRPAPPHVPPLASPTTPNVTTNDKDNEWSETPKKRPAPRQEPRDITKTPKTEVVENTEATPKNRAGKLRDSQEQRRKQQVHSRMQVLLFRHKELLKKDILKKRALLEKELQIDIQKDLSAELATRTKAERHKQDEVKVGSAKRKSNAQAAQHVSPPNRGGRPKKHRVQGNSTTPPGASTATTAGGRIKKEKLYCLCRTPYDETKFYVGCDLCNNWFHGDCVGITEEMSKSLSEFVCTECRHARDTQELYCLCKQPYDESQFYICCDKCQDWFHGRCVGILQSEADNIDEYVCPNCQRNSSVNFANMKNLNGKDLDLLKKLIKQIQAHKSAWPFMEPVDPNEAPDYYKVIKEPMDLQTIELRINDRSYKKLSEFIGDMTKIFDNCRYYNPKESPFFKCAESLETYFVHKIKSLREKFSEGK; this is translated from the exons ATGACGGGAAGAGGTACGAAGAGACGGGGGCGTCCCCCAAAGTCCGTGGTTATGGAGAGAccgaaaaaattccaatatcaCCTTATGAAGAAGCCAAAATATCTGCAAAACAAGGGTTCCGAAACACCCAACTCCCAGCCAAGCACACCAACAGCGTCTCGGGCCTCATCTCCAGTTGAGAGTGAAGAGAGCAGGCGCAGTACGCGGAGCAGAAAGTCTCGAGGGCCAAGGGACAAGCATGCGAGGAAAGGCGGCCACTCCGGCTCCAGTGCCTACCAGCGACGTGGTTACAACCCAAACGTCGACTACCATGACTCGGAGTACCACTATGGCTCTGACTTTGGTGACGAGTCTAGTGACAAGACTGACATAGATGAAGAGCCTCTTCACAGTGACATCGAGTCCTCGGAAAGCCTGGAAGAGCCAGATCCATCCAGCGATAGTGATTTCTCACTATCCAGCTACAGCACGACTAGCGGCACACCTAGGAAAACTCTTCTAAGTCAGCAGGCTCAACGTGCTCCCAGTCCCGAGCCACTTTGGCTCCAAAACCGAGAGCTGCCGCCTCTTGATTTGCCAAAATCTTCCGATGACTTACTCGTCTCCAAGGAATTTGTACTCCCATCTTTGTCCATATACGAGGTTTTGAGACACTTCCGAACTCTGGTTCGTCTCTCCTCGTTTAGGTTTGAGGACTTTTGCGCTGCGCTTGTATGCGAAGATCAGACGAATCTTCTAGCCGAGATTCACATTATGCTTATTAAAGCGCTGCTCAGAGAGGAAGACTCTCAGCAGACCCACTTCGGTCCCTTGGATCAAAAGGATTCCGTCAATGTCAGCTTGTATTTTGTTGATCCTATGACTTGGCCCGAAGTACTGCGGTCATATGTAGAAAGTGATAAGTGCTTTGACGAAAACATTCTTCAGATACTTTCCTCTTGCGAATATCCCTTCACTTCCGTCAATGATCGCCTCAAAGTATTGCAGTTTTTAACAGACCAGTTTCTCATTACCAATCCTGTGCGTGAGGATTTGTTGCACGAAG GGAATGTTCACTATGACGATCATTGCCGTGTTTGCCATCGACTTGGGGATCTCCTGTGCTGCGAAACATGTCCTGCAGTATTCCATTTGGAATGCGTCGAGCCACCACTGGTCGATGTCCCTACTGAAGATTGGCAGTGCAGCATCTGCAAGGCACACAAAATTACCGGAGTAGTGGACTGTTTGCCGGATGTAGAGAAGAATGGTTTGCTATGCAGGCAGGAACATTTAGGATTTGATCGTCATGGGCGAAAATATTGGTTCCTAGGCAGGAGGGTTTTTGT GGAAAGTGAAAATGGCGAGGTCTGGTACTATAGTACACCCCTCCAGTTCGAGGAACTGATGAATTGTTTGGatcgaaatgaaatggaagtgGCGCTCTTTCGTGAATTGTCAGATTATAAGGAAGAGATAGTACGTCAAATGGAACTcactgaaaaaataacaaaccaATGCAAGGGAAATAAAAAGTCGTACTTTGAGGTAGAAAATG CCAACAtattgaaaatgcaaaaagaGAGGCAAGAAAAACTTAAcagagaagaggaggagaggaaagaaaaggagagacAAGATGCCGAGGAAATGGTTCGGAGAATGCATGAAGGTACAGATTCTTTAGAAGAACAATTAGCGGCTGTTTCTGGACAGAACACAGATAGAGGGGGCGGTGATGGCATAGACGTCGACAAGCAAAATCCTTCAGCACAAGTGGCAGAAACAGTGGAAGTGGGCGGTGGCGATACATCAGAGATGGTAACAACAGCGGCGGCAGCAGGGACCGAGACAGCCCCGAAGACTTCCAAGACGAGTACGTCTGTCTCCTCCTCTGAAGaagttgaagaagaagtttTAGAGGAGGAAGATGATTCTTCCAAGGTTGGAAAAGATG GCAAAAAGCATACAATTGTAACAAGATCAAAGACAGGCTCGCTACAGCCACGTACTTTCAATATGGATGATTTGAAAAGAAGGAGCACGACGATACTTTCTAAGGAAGAGCTTGACAAACTGGACAAATCTTTGAAAGATGAAGGTGATGGAACTCGAATAACACGTCAAAAGGCACATCAAATAGCATCAGGTACTCACCTGTTCAAACTCGGAATGGATAACGGGTTTAAATCATACGTCAACCAGTATAGCACAAACGCGATAGCGCTCAATAAACCTCAGCGTAATGAAGAACGCGATAAGAAGAGACATCTGTCACACAAATTCTCTCTAACGCAAGCTTCTGAGTTCAAATGGGTTGGGAGTTTGACGGGAACGCGAGCTCTTTTAGTGAGCACCCTGCGCCAAACTATCTTACAATTGGAAGGAAGTATCCAGGCACCATTTATGCATACTAACTGGCCTTTGCTTCGAAAACCGTGGACTACTGCGGTTGGAGCTTGCGTGAATCCCCGCGACTTTGCAAGAGCTCTGATAGTCCTTCAAGCCTGCATAAAATCCGTTGTGTTTGCCAGCGTCTGGCACGACCAGCTTGGTCACGTTAAGCTTCAACGAGTGACGGCGcttgaaagagaagaaaaaaagcgGCAAGATAAGAAggataagaaagaaaaggaagacgaggaggagCGGAACAGGCTTACCTACAATTTTGTCAAGTATACGCTGGGACTGAAACATCAAGTCTGGAAGCAGAAAGGTGAAGAGTACAGGGTTCACGGTCAATGGGGATGGCTCTGGCTGTCGGCAAGCCGTCGCTACAGGTCTGCGAATCTGAACAAAGCTGGCTTGCGAGCTGGCCCTCAAAAGATTATGGTGCAAATTAGGGATCAGGGAGGTATCAAGATTTTGGCTCTTGATCCGCCAACTTATGAATTCTTAATAAAAGAGTACTGTGAGCCCAAGGACCTCAAGGACTTAAAAGCCGAGCCTGAAGAAGCTACAGAGGTGAAACAAGAAATAAAGGAGGAACACCCAGTTGAAGCtgtgaagaaagaaaatgaatctGAAGAAGTTAAAGCGGAAGAAAAACCAGATGTGAAAGAAAGATTGGATGGAAAATTCTTGCTGAACTCGAACCAAGAAAATAAACCACACATACCTT TTTTAGCTggaatgaaaatcgaaaaagtaTTTCTACCGATACATCagtttgaagaaattgatGTAACCAAGGCATTAACTACACCTGGTCGTTTGCATTACCcaaaaattgccaaaaaaacTAGAATCGACGATTTCTTATCGAGGAGAACACACCTAAAACTCTTGGAAGAGAGAAAGTTATCCCAAACG GAGAAGTCAAAGGAGGTAACCGCCCAAGCAACCGTTCCAAAAAACACCGAAGGTGATACGGAGGTGGACATTGAGAATAATGAAGAGAGCGATACAGATGCTGTCGACGGACCACTGCAGAATATATTGTCTGGAAAATTACCAACTAAAGCGATTTCTTCGTCTGCTAGAGACATGCTAACGGCGATTGGGAAACGGATCCAACTAGTCAGAATTCAGTATGCAAATATAATGCGCTCATCAAAGAATGGCAGCTGTTATTCTCGTTACTGCAACATGACCCCTCCTCCTGGAAAGGTGAATGCAGCAGCGGCACAGAGTCTCACCTCAACGTGCTATTCCCCAATGTGTTTGCAGAAAGCTAGGCTAAAACGAGATCTAATTACTTTACTAAAAAAAGCCAAGAGCTTAAGCAACAGTCAATCACTGCCAAGCCTAGCCCCGTTCAGTACATCCTCTGTCCAACAATCTAAAGCAAGCTTGAAACACGAAGCAACAGATGAGGCTAAAGATGCTATCAGAAGGGATTTGGAGTCTGCCGTTGCAATGGCTACGCACTGTGCCGAAGAAGTTCAGGCAACAAACGTAGTTGTTGATAACATGTCGGAAGCGTCTTCGCTCTCCGATAGCCCTTCAAAACCGGCTAAACGAATTAAATTAGAAGAAACGACCCCAGAAGATAGCATAAAA GTTGAGGGCAATGGCTTTGAGGATGAAAATATAGTGACAACGATCAAAACAACTAGCAATGTTGTGACAACGACAACCGTTACTACGTCTCAACAAACAATAAAAACCGTGGACGGCGTTGTTCAGAGTTCACAGGAGAGTTTATCATCTCGAAATTCAGTCTCAGTTGCATCGGAGACAAAGACATG CAATCTCAACAATATGGGgttaaaaacaatatttatcaaCCGTCGAGGCAGAACTGTGCATCGGAGCGCCATAACAGCTAGGGAATTGACTGCGGATGGAACTGAGAGAGTATATTCTGCCACTTCGACAGAAGGGAAACTTTatctgaaaaaagtttcaatttcattggCGGACAGACGAAAGAAACGTACTCCAGTAAAATATCCACTTTGCTCAACATTTTCCACAAGAAATAAACACCGCAGTATCCTTGTATTGCCGCAGCACGAACTTCGTAAACTTTCGCGACTTGGCGGACGAACTCCTGTCCAAGGATTTCATCATATTGCTAAG GCGAACATGGCTGTATGGCCATATCCCTGCCCAAGGCCGTTGTTCAAAACGTGTTGGCTTTACAGAACTGTTGGCCTAAAGTCATTGGCTGCAGCTGCAATACAGTTGAGAATTTTATGGGCCTGTTTACGCTGGGACGATATGTCTGCCAAACCTTTGTCAACGGATGGCAAGCATCAAGTCACAACTGACAACGAGATTATGTCCTTGGAGATCTTGAAGCATCGACATGTCGGCCAATTCATGGACAGAGTACAATATCTTCGAAGAAAAGTAGTGATACCTTTAGAGCTGCCAAAACAAGTTAGAG aggTTACTTCAATCCGTAGCGggttgagaaaaagaaaacgtccTGAATCACCGCAAAGTACGGAGCCTCAGGTGAACGAGGAGTGGGTGGACGAAGATAAACTTGAACTTTGGGAGATAAAGCAATATGGAGACAA GTTAGAGAAGGCTAATGCCCAGATTATTACTAGGAGTCGATCAGGAGTACCGCAATCTGTGGTTGCGGGTGGGAATAGGGGGTCGATTACAGGAGCCGTTGACCAGTTGGTCAGCGGCAAGGCAACGCCTGAAGAGATTAAAGAGAAAATGGAGCAACAGCTGCGTATTCAAAGGGCCGCTCACCAACAAAAGAGGGCCCTGGAAACTCTAAAGAGTCCAGCAAATGTCACAGGTTCCCCTAATCAGATCATCAAAGTTACGTCAAACTCCAATCCAG ATGGCACCGTCAAAATTGTTTCCAAAGTAGCAATACCTGCTAGTCCAAATACTAGTGTTGGAAAATCCCAGCTCACATCACTCTTGACCACGCCGTCTCAAAATAAAACTTTCCTTGGAACTAGGCGTATATACATGACCAAAT CTTCTGATGGCACGACTCGAGTTGTCTCAGGGCCCACCAGCATTCTCCCCAAGACTACCGTCACATCTCAAACCCCTCAGTCTCAGCCACAACAGCAACAGTCATTAATAAAAGTAACGAATCAGGGAACTGTTCAGATCAATCATACAAATCAAGTTTCAGCAG CCTCCAACACCCCCGTTCAGCACGTACAGCAGCGGGTCCAGATCCTTCGAGGGCCGGATGGTAAACTCCAGGTTCGAGGGTTGATGCCTGGTCAACAACTTGTACAAATGCCTGACGGAAAACTCCATGTTCTAAACACTGGTCAAGCTATAGCTGCCACACCTACACAAACGCCTGCAACCACAAGTTCGGCAAGCACAACCACACCACAG AGCGTCACTAAGTCTGCGAGCAATACAAGCTCTGTCAAACCAGCTACACCTGTTACAACATCTGCTACCAAAGCCAGTCCCACAAAAACTCCAACCAGTCAAACCCAAAAAATTCAAGCGCAGCAACCAGCCACCCCACAACCACAG GTATTGACCCCGGGTGGGCAAGTTATCAATACAAATCAAATCGTGGTGAATAATGCAGCCCTTGCCCAGCAGCTCGCGTCCGGCAAAGCTCAGTTGGCAACGATCGGAGGACACCAAGTTGTTATACGTAGTACACCGACTGGTAATCAGATTGTTCATCTGAATTCAACTAGCAGTGCTGTtgtgaaaaatgctgtttcaCCTACAAAACCTCAACAAG cagcagcggctCAGCAGAATCAGCCTGCAACTCCGTCGACGCAAGCTACAGAACTAGCTACTACAAATACGGTGACCAGTGCTCAGACAGCGACAACGACCACCACACCAGCTGCTGCAAATCCTCCTGCTCCAGGTTCAACTCCAGCTCCTGGCAGTGTAGAAGCTTCTCTGTTAGCAGGGCAGCCACCTGGTACCGTTATAAAGTGTGTCACAGCTCAGGTGATTCAAACATCTCAAGGTCCCCGAATAGTTTTGCAAGGACTCCAAGGAGCCGACTTCACTCCACAGCAACTCGCCATGGTTCAACAACAAGTCAAGCAACAACTGCTCAAAG cACAAGCAACTACCGGCAAGCAAGGCGTGCTAGGACCAACGAAGATATACCTAGCAGTTCAACCAGCTCCAGGAACACAAACGGCAGTTGCTTCTCGCACGCCAACAACATCTGCTCACACTCAACAAACACAGCAACCGGTAGCTTCACCTCCACACACGACTCCTTCGGCAGCTG CACCGCAAACTGAGTCAGCTACAACCCCAGCTCCATCTCAGACTGCAGCCCCAGGTTCTCCGATAAAGCCCAAAGTCGTAGTGCAGCAGGTCGGACGTCCAACTACCGGAAGCGAAGCTGAACCCCAACGTGCAGCTCTGGCGAATGGGCAGCAGCCTTCACAGCCTTCCCAAGAGCCTAATCAAACATCGTCACCTAACAAATTTGTCCTCACTCCGGATTACATACAGCAAA caatAAAAAATGCACTAAAGCAGGAAAATCTTAATCCTGAAATAGAAGAGAAACTTCTACAACTGCAGCGGTATCAAGAGAAGCAAATGAAGGGTGGCGTCGAGAGCTCCATAACCTGCAACCAAATCCACGGCACCCCAACTGCAACTACAACGCGAGCTCCGTCCCGGAAGAGACCTGCGCCGCCCCACGTTCCGCCACTTGCCTCACCTACTACTCCTAATGTGACGACAAATGATAAGGATAACGAATGGAGCGAAACACCGAAGAAAAGACCAGCCCCACGACAAGAACCTCGAGATATAACGAA AACACCCAAGACGGAGGTTGTAGAGAATACCGAGGCTACTCCAAAGAATCGTGCTGGGAAACTAAGGGATTCTCAAGAACAGAGGAGAAAGCAGCAAGTTCATTCTCGAATGCAAGTGTTGTTGTTCCGGCACAAGGAACTCCTAAAAAAAGACATATTGAAAAAACGAGCTTTGCTCGAGAAGGAATTGCAAATCGATATTCAG aaGGATCTTTCCGCTGAACTAGCTACAAGAACTAAGGCAGAAAGGCACAAACAGGACGAAGTCAAGGTCGGAAGTGCTAAGCGTAAATCGAACGCTCAGGCAGCGCAACATGTCAGCCCACCAAATCGTGGGGGCAGGCCTAAGAAGCACAGAGTCCAAGGAAACAGCACAACACCGCCTGGTGCTTCAACGGCAACCACCGCGGGGGGACGTATCAAAAAAGAGAAGCTCTACTGCCTGTGTAGAACGCCTTACGACGAAACGAA ATTTTACGTAGGTTGCGATCTCTGTAACAATTGGTTCCATGGAGACTGCGTGGGAATTACAGAAGAAATGAGCAAATCACTGTCTGAGTTTGTATGCACCGAGTGTCGGCATGCGAGAGATACGCAAGAGCTGTACTGTCTTTGCAAACAACCATATGATGAATCTCA gTTTTATATTTGCTGTGACAAATGCCAGGACTGGTTCCATGGTCGTTGCGTAGGTATTCTTCAATCCGAAGCTGATAACATTGATGAATACGTCTGCCCAAATTGCCAGCGAAACTCCTCGGTTAACTTTGCTAATATGAAAAATCTTAACGGAAAGGATCTTGACCTTTTAAAGAAGTTAATAAAACAGATACAg GCACACAAGAGTGCCTGGCCTTTTATGGAGCCTGTAGATCCCAACGAGGCGCCAGATTACTACAAAGTTATAAAAGAACCTATGG ATTTGCAAACTATCGAATTGAGGATAAATGACAGATCATACAAAAAACTTAGCGAGTTTATCGGAGACATGACCAAGATATTTGATAACTGTCGTTACTACAACCCTAAGGAGTCTCCGTTCTTCAAGTGTGCTGAGTCTTTGGAAACTTACTTTGTGCACAAAATTAAAAGTCTAAGAGAAAAGTTCTCCGAAGGCAAATGA